The following are encoded in a window of Dysidea avara chromosome 4, odDysAvar1.4, whole genome shotgun sequence genomic DNA:
- the LOC136253847 gene encoding uncharacterized protein C14orf93-like → MTSLSRPATGVRIRVSGNRAPQQHPPPARRNLFVSGSANSDEWSTTSGHEYNTAVPTNRFYGSSQPLSTHYDAELEPQDSTQRWLPGQTIPIVANDIHAILAEMQCCITREFDRLNGAIEDISHRLDAIENTMASHAVTIESLPSVTPTTSPSCEGVGSGKRKRHVPTELTNLVHVVYNNFPNEKRLKLEEPINSEHNNRVVGWVMEQVNASKTSEEIPHSLSDVKSSLQTYRRTLNRKHTDEEKEKRLTRSRKQRKYERRGRYVTEEEMDKWQDITPMMMSDEEEMDGKFKVHRPEWRSRELNDLFKTLDMRANTSERASGHPRKERVDGTPIKCPPPLCIGDGCWMVADEAPNSDLD, encoded by the exons ATGACTTCTCTATCAAGACCTGCAACTGGTGTACGTATACGAGTATCTGGAAACAGGGCACCCCAGCAGCATCCG CCTCCAGCAAGACGCAACTTGTTTGTTTCTGGATCTGCAAATTCTGATGAATGGTCAACTACCAGCGGCCATGAATATAACACAGCAGTTCCCACCAACCGGTTCTATGGCAGTAGCCAACCATTGTCTACTCACTATGATGCTGAGCTCGAGCCCCAAGACTCCACTCAACGTTGGCTACCTGGACAAACAATCCCCATTGTGGCTAATGATATTCATGCCATTTTGGCTGAAATGCAATGTTGCATCACAAGGGAATTTGATAGGCTAAATGGTGCTATTGAAGACATTTCGCATCGCCTTGATGCAATTGAGAATACCATGGCTTCTCATGCTGTTACAATTGAATCTCTTCCTTCAGTAACTCCAACTACATCTCCATCATGTGAGGGGGTTGGTAGTGGCAAACGAAAACGTCATGTACCGACAGAACTCACT AATTTGGTCCATGTTGTATACAACAACTTTCCAAATGAAAAACGGTTGAAGTTGGAGGAACC AATTAATAGTGAGCACAATAACCGTGTAGTTGGGTGGGTGATGGAGCAGGTAAATGCATCTAAAACAAGTGAAGAAATTCCACACTCACTAAGTGATGTCAAAA GTTCTTTGCAAACATACCGCAGAACATTAAACCGAAAGCATACAGATGAAGAAAAGGAGAAACGCTTAACAAGATCAAGAAAGCAAAGG AAATATGAAAGGAGGGGAAGGTACGTTACAGAAGAGGAAATGGATAAGTGGCAAGACATCACGCCTATGATGATGTCAGATGAGGAGGAAATGGATGGGAAATTCAAAGTGCATCGACCAGAATGGAGGTCTAGGGAACTAAATGATTTATTTAAGACCCTGGATATGAGGGCCAATACCTCTGAAAGAGCATCTGGCCATCCAAGAAAAGAAAGGGTGGATGGAACTCCTATAAAGTGCCCCCCACCTTTATGCATTGGTGATGGCTGCTGGATGGTGGCAGATGAAGCACCAAATAGTGATTTAGATTAG